CTGGCTACCTTGTAAAATACAGTATTCTTATTCTGATAGGCCTTGCCGAGAAAGCTATCTTTATCTACTATGCCAATGATGAGCCTGCCTCCTGGTTTAAGCACCCTCCTGGACTCTGCCAGGACAGCCTGTGGGTTATCCACAAAACACAGGGTAACAATCAAAAGCAGATAATCAAACTTAGCCTCCTTGAAGGGAAGGTGTTCTCCAAGAGCCTGTATTACGGTTATCCCTCGTTTAGCAACCTTTTTAAGCATTCTGAAGGATGGGTCTATGCCAATCGATGTCCTAAGTGGAGCGGCAAACCTACCTGTGCCTACCCCTACCTCTAAACCTTTACCCTGAGGCAAAACACTTCTTACCACCTCAAGCTCTGAAAGGTAGGCAAAGCGATTTTTTTCATACCATTCATCGTATTTCCCAGCATATTGGTCAAATATATCCATTTACTCATTCAAATCTCTCATCTGCTTTGGTTTTATCTGCTTTTCCTGCCTTTTTAGAAAGCCATCCTGATTGTGCCTCTTTT
The bacterium DNA segment above includes these coding regions:
- a CDS encoding class I SAM-dependent methyltransferase, with protein sequence MDIFDQYAGKYDEWYEKNRFAYLSELEVVRSVLPQGKGLEVGVGTGRFAAPLRTSIGIDPSFRMLKKVAKRGITVIQALGEHLPFKEAKFDYLLLIVTLCFVDNPQAVLAESRRVLKPGGRLIIGIVDKDSFLGKAYQNKNTVFYKVARLYSVQEVIELLKVNDFKEITTSQTIFSLPKILKKVEPHRPGYGQGGFLVICGKK